A region from the Toxotes jaculatrix isolate fToxJac2 chromosome 2, fToxJac2.pri, whole genome shotgun sequence genome encodes:
- the rnf41 gene encoding E3 ubiquitin-protein ligase NRDP1, whose product MGYDVTRFQGEVDEDLLCPICSGVLEEPVQAPHCEHAFCNACITQWFAQQQICPVDRTVVTLAHLRPVPRIMRNMLSKLQISCDNASFGCTATLRLDQLQSHLKDCEHNPKRPVNCEEGCGLEMPKDELPNHNCIKHLRSVVQQQQTKISELEKTVAEHKHQLGEQKRDIQLLKAYMRAIRSANPNLQNLEESIEYNEILEWVNSMQPARVTRWGGMISTPDAVLQAVIKRSLIDSGCPLSIVNDLIENAHERNWPQGLATLEVRQMNRRYYENYVAKRIPGKQAVVVMACENQHMGEDMILEPGLVMIFAHGVEEIL is encoded by the exons ATGGGGTACGACGTTACGAGGTTCCAAGGGGAGGTGGACGAAGACCTGCTGTGCCCTATATGTAGTGGAGTGTTAGAAGAACCAGTGCAG gctCCGCACTGTGAGCATGCCTTCTGCAATGCCTGTATAACACAGTGGTTCGCCCAGCAACAGATTTGTCCTGTTGACCGCACAGTAGTGACGCTAGCTCACCTCCGGCCTGTGCCCCGCATTATGCGCAACATGCTGTCCAAACTCCAGATCAGCTGTGACAATGCAAGTTTTGGCTGCACAGCCACACTGCGGCTGGACCAGCTGCAGTCACACCTCAAAGACTGTGAGCACAACCCCAAAAGGCCTGTCAACTGTGAGGAGGGATGTGG GCTTGAGATGCCCAAAGATGAGCTACCCAACCATAACTGCATCAAACATTTGCGGAGTGTTGTCCAGCAGCAACAGACAAAGATTTCCGAGCTGGAGAAAACTGTGGCAGAGCATAAACACCAGTTGGGCGAACAA AAACGAgacattcagctgctgaaagCCTACATGAGAGCAATCCGCAGTGCTAACCCTAACCTGCAAAACCTCGAGGAGAGCATTGAGTACAACGAGATCTTGGA GTGGGTGAACTCCATGCAGCCTGCCAGGGTGACACGCTGGGGTGGCATGATCTCCACTCCTGATGCTGTGCTCCAGGCAGTCATCAAACGCTCCCTAATTGACAGCGGCTGTCCTCTCTCAATCGTGAATGACCTGATCGAGAACGCCCACGAGCGTAACTGGCCGCAGGGACTGGCCACTCTCGAGGTACGGCAGATGAACAGGCGCTACTATGAGAACTACGTTGCCAAGCGTATCCCTGGCAAGCAGGCAGTGGTGGTGATGGCCTGCGAGAATCAGCATATGGGGGAGGATATGATCCTGGAGCCTGGCCTGGTCATGATCTTTGCTCACGGCGTGGAGGAGATCTTATAA